A window of the Cucurbita pepo subsp. pepo cultivar mu-cu-16 chromosome LG01, ASM280686v2, whole genome shotgun sequence genome harbors these coding sequences:
- the LOC111780021 gene encoding uncharacterized protein LOC111780021: protein MPPEPLPWDRKDLFKERKHEKSEAIGSATRWRDSYHGSREFNRWGSADFRRPTGHGKLGGWHQFSEETSHGYGPSRSFSDRVLEDESFRPSVPRGDGKYNRIGRESRGSFSQRDWRGHSKENSKEFGNPSRRPSSQDASSDQRSLDDTVTYSSPQSDFVSVSDKIHSKDRNDKVGGVYGLGNGPKSDVEVSLGSTDWKPLKWSRSGSLSSRGSAYSSSTNSKNEKTDLPHRVASPLQSPSAEATACLTSSLPSEDAISRKKPRLGWGDGLAKYEKEKVEVPDGSLRKEVTVLSSSSAELAHSLGSNFAEKSPKTLPFSDCASPATPSSFACSSSSGLEDKPFSKAASVDGIICSSPGSSSQNHLQKLFSSIEKVEISSITNLGSSLVELFNSDDPSTVESCFGKSTLNKLLAYKGEISKTLETTESEIDFLENELKSLKSENGGNVSHPKSCSAVHLVESVPYFKEQDGVSCIAPRPAPLKIVSSSDATVEKMPVCIGDMGIEDVGTKADEIDSPGTVTSKFNEPSRVVKAVASNLVENDHCSEATDSIVPDKMEGSFKKSGPFVDEHLTIGSGNECILAKSCTSESIYGDLTIQADSGSSLRDLIFARNKEHASKAAEVIFKELPTEMCKISTQSTKIVSCFETEKLVKEKIAMRRQFLKFKESALTLRFKALQHSWKEGLLHSVKKSRSRPQKKELSLRVTHSGHQKYRSSIRSRFVQHGESQNPVVNSEIAIRYSSKLLLNPQVKLYRNTLKMPAMILDKNEKMALRFISHNGLVEDPCAVEKERNMINPWTSAEREMFWEKLSLFGKDFRKISSFLDLKTTADCIQFYYKNHKSDSFKKNKNLELGKQVKSSAVTYMLTSGKKWNPDVNATSLDILGVASEMAAQADGNIGNQQNCNRHLGMGGDIGSKVTWSASTPSNKNNLDALQTEKETVAADVLAGICGSISSEALSSCITSAIDPSEDHKERKCHKVDSATKFPSTSDVMQKTDNEPCSDDSSEDVDSSNWTDEEKSILMQAVSSYGKDFDMISRCVGSKSRDQCKVFFSKARKCLGLDLIHNSGDVGTPGSGNDSSGSGTDTDDHCVVETCGARSSDEFVSKSVNDLSTSVIINHEESVSAVTANMRNSSEFEESTAFEQLDVTGAEAVGNLVSEISKEEDVPNLDSHSACSLTNPAAFPSQPAHDHKIEGCSENTEACKRCNDPDILRPESVATVDENSAAVSESRATTELAFGGEEDGSDTNLHGQSMLQRSVQDSTGFNSNLALEALGFDPQISHPKILKVDSVANKSCIKDENSLVVRNSGPGVIGREEMLNQDMFPSTLVLQGVGDAHQKPMNRDDCADHQNRLSRHIESSEFPSSYPFNKQIVEDINRNINHTDFPAFQGLSKINCNGTYVAEDCYLQNCNSSKEPCHQAAELPLLPRNVELGHDHQNTSCSGNASDSDVPRRKGDVKLFGQILSHAPSLQNSSSGSNDCGEEKEFHKLRKSYDMGENVPLRSYGFWNGSRMQTGLSALPDSAILQAKYPAAFSGYSATSLKTEQQPLRALANNGDRNLNELVSAFPTKDGVVDYQSYRSRDGVNMRPFPVDLFSEMHRRNGYDPLSLSSLQQQGRVVVGMNVVGRGGILMGGSCTGVSDPVAAIKMHYAKSDQYVGQPGSTFTREDGSWRGGGNGDLGSSR from the exons ATGCCGCCAGAACCTTTGCCGTGGGACAGGAAAGACCTCTTCAAGGAGAGGAAACACGAGAAGTCGGAGGCCATAGGGTCTGCGACCAGATGGAGGGACTCTTATCATGGATCTCGCGAGTTCAATCGGTGGGGTTCTGCTGATTTTCGAAGACCTACTG GTCATGGTAAGCTGGGTGGTTGGCACCAGTTTTCTGAAGAAACCAGTCACGGTTACGGGCCTTCTCGGTCATTCAGTGACAGGGTGTTAGAAGATGAGAGCTTCCGGCCGTCAGTTCCTCGTGGAGATGGAAAATATAATAGAATCGGAAGAGAAAGTAGAGGTTCTTTTAGTCAGAGAGACTGGAGAGGTCACTCCAAGGAGAATAGCAAAGAATTCGGAAACCCGTCCCGAAGGCCATCATCGCAGGATGCAAGTTCTGATCAGAGGTCATTAGATGATACGGTGACATATTCCTCTCCTCAATCTGATTTTGTGAGTGTGTCAGATAAAATTCACTCTAAGGACCGTAACGATAAGGTTGGTGGTGTTTATGGGTTAGGAAATGGCCCGAAGTCTGATGTCGAAGTTTCCCTCGGCTCCACTGATTGGAAGCCGCTTAAGTGGTCCAGATCTGGGAGTTTGTCTTCTCGAGGATCTGCTTACAGCAGTTCGACAAACTCGAAGAATGAAAAGACTGATTTACCTCATAGAGTTGCATCTCCTTTACAAAGCCCTTCTGCTGAAGCTACTGCCTGTTTGACATCTTCTCTGCCTTCTGAAGATGCAATTTCAAGGAAGAAGCCAAGGCTTGGATGGGGTGATGGATTAGCTAAGTATGAGAAGGAAAAAGTTGAGGTTCCTGATGGAAGTCTGAGAAAAGAAGTGACTGTTCTTTCCAGTAGTAGTGCTGAATTAGCTCATTCACTTGGTTCAAACTTTGCTGAGAAAAGCCCCAAAACTTTGCCCTTTTCAGATTGTGCATCTCCTGCAACGCCATCCTCTTTTGCTTGCAGCTCATCATCAG GCTTGGAGGACAAACCATTTAGTAAGGCAGCAAGTGTTGATGGCATAATATGTAGTTCACCTGGGTCCAGTTCACAAAATCATCTTCAGAAATTATTTTCTAGTATAGAGAAGGTGGAGATTAGTTCAATTACTAATCTAGGATCGTCACTTGTTGAACTGTTTAATTCTGATGACCCAAGTACAGTAGAATCATGTTTTGGGAAGTCTACATTGAATAAGCTGCTGGCATATAAAGGTGAAATTTCAAAGACATTGGAAACAACGGAGTCTGAAAttgattttcttgaaaatgaaCTTAAGTCTTTGAAATCTGAAAACGGAGGGAATGTTTCTCATCCAAAATCTTGCAGTGCCGTGCATTTGGTGGAGAGCGTGCCATATTTCAAAGAACAAGATGGTGTCTCTTGTATTGCCCCTCGTCCTGCTCCCTTGAAAATAGTATCTTCTTCTGATGCAACAGTTGAGAAAATGCCAGTATGCATTGGTGACATGGGAATTGAAGATGTTGGTACAAAGGCTGATGAAATTGATAGTCCTGGAACTGTGACATCAAAATTTAACGAACCATCTCGAGTAGTAAAGGCTGTTGCATCTAATCTTGTGGAAAATGACCATTGTTCTGAAGCTACAGATTCAATTGTACCTGACAAGATGGAAGGAAGTTTTAAAAAGTCTGGGCCCTTTGTTGATGAACATTTAACAATTGGCTCTGGTAATGAATGCATTCTTGCTAAGAGTTGTACCAGTGAATCCATTTATGGTGATTTGACGATCCAAGCTGATAGTGGATCATCCCTCCGTGATCTAATTTTTGCACGTAATAAAGAACATGCAAGTAAAGCGGCAGAAGTAATTTTTAAGGAATTACCAACAGAAATGTGCAAGATCAGCACTCAAAGCACCAAAATTGTCTCCTGCTTTGAGACAGAGAAACTCGTtaaagagaaaattgcaatGAGGAGgcagtttttaaaattcaaggagAGTGCATTAACCCTTAGATTTAAAGCTTTGCAACACTCATGGAAAGAAGGGTTGCTGCATTCTGTGAAGAAAAGTCGCTCGAGGCCCCAAAAAAAGGAATTGAGTCTAAGGGTGACACATTCTGGCCATCAGAAGTACAGGTCTTCAATTCGCTCCCGTTTTGTACAGCATG gAGAGAGTCAGAACCCTGTTGTTAACTCTGAAATAGCTATTCGTTACTCCAGCAAGCTGCTGTTGAACCCACAAGTTAAGCTCTACAGGAATACTTTAAAGATGCCAGCTATGATTTTGGACAAGAATGAAAAGATGGCATTAAGGTTCATATCTCATAATGGGTTGGTTGAAGATCCCTGTGCTGTTGAGAAGGAAAGGAACATGATAAACCCTTGGACTTCAGCTGAGAGAGAGATGTTCTGGGAGAAATTATCGTTGTTTGGAAAGGattttaggaaaatttcttcctttctcgACCTCAAAACCACAGCAGACTGTATCCAGTTCTACTACAAAAATCATAAGTCTGATAGTtttaagaagaataaaaatttggaGTTGGGGAAGCAAGTGAAATCTTCTGCCGTCACATACATGCTAACATCAGGGAAAAAATGGAATCCGGACGTGAATGCTACTTCCCTTGATATTTTAGGTGTTGCGTCAGAAATGGCAGCACAGGCAGATGGCAATATTGGAAACCAGCAAAATTGTAATCGTCATTTGGGCATGGGAGGGGATATTGGTTCAAAAGTAACATGGAGTGCTAGCACTccttcaaataaaaacaatttggATGCTCTTCAGACTGAGAAAGAAACTGTTGCTGCTGATGTTCTTGCCGGTATATGTGGTTCAATATCTTCAGAGGCCCTGAGCTCTTGCATTACAAGTGCTATTGATCCCAGTGAGGACCACAAGGAGCGGAAGTGCCACAAGGTGGATTCTGCAACGAAATTTCCTTCTACGTCTGATGTCATGCAGAAAACTGATAATGAACCTTGTTCAGATGATAGTTCTGAGGATGTAGATTCTTCAAATTGGACAGATGAGGAAAAATCGATCTTAATGCAGGCTGTGTCGTCCTATGGTAAGGATTTTGATATGATATCAAGATGTGTCGGATCAAAGTCTAGGGACCAGTGCAAGGTTTTTTTCAGCAAAGCTCGGAAATGTCTTGGATTGGATTTGATACATAATTCTGGAGATGTTGGAACACCTGGGAGTGGTAATGATTCCAGTGGGAGTGGGACCGACACGGACGACCACTGTGTTGTGGAAACCTGTGGAGCCCGCAGCAGCGATGAATTTGTCTCCAAGTCGGTCAATGACTTATCAACTTCTGTTATCATAAATCATGAAGAATCTGTTTCTGCTGTGACTGCCAACATGCGAAATAGTAGTGAATTTGAGGAAAGTACAGCTTTTGAACAGTTGGATGTTACAGGTGCTGAGGCTGTTGGAAACTTGGTTTCTGAGATTTCGAAGGAAGAGGATGTGCCCAATCTAGATTCTCATTCTGCCTGTAGTCTCACAAATCCTGCTGCTTTTCCAAGCCAGCCTGCACATGACCACAAAATTGAAGGCTGTTCTGAAAATACTGAAGCTTGCAAGCGCTGTAACGATCCTGACATTCTGAGACCTGAATCGGTGGCCACAGTAGATGAAAACTCAGCAGCTGTGAGTGAGAGCAGAGCTACAACGGAGCTTGCAtttggaggagaagaagacGGAAGTGACACTAATTTACATGGGCAGAGTATGTTACAGCGCTCCGTTCAGGATTCGACTGGGTTTAATTCCAATCTTGCTCTAGAGGCCTTGGGATTTGATCCACAAATTTCACATCCAAAAATTCTTAAAGTGGATTCTGTAGCGAACAAGTCTTGTATCAAGGATGAAAACTCTCTTGTTGTCAGGAATTCTGGTCCTGGTGTCATTGGAAGGGAAGAAATGCTTAACCAAGATATGTTTCCATCAACACTTGTTTTGCAGGGGGTTGGTGATGCTCACCAAAAGCCTATGAATAGAGATGACTGTGCTGATCACCAAAATAGATTGTCGCGCCATATTGAATCATCTGAGTTCCCAAGCAGCTATCCTTTCAACAAACAAATTGTTGAGGACATAAATAGAAATATCAATCACACAGATTTTCCTGCTTTTCAAGGGCTGTCAAAGATCAATTGTAACGGTACATATGTTGCTGAGGACTGCTATCTTCAAAATTGTAACAGTTCCAAGGAGCCGTGCCACCAGGCGGCTGAACTTCCTCTTTTGCCTCGTAATGTAGAATTGGGTCATGATCATCAGAACACTTCATGCAGTGGCAATGCTTCCGATTCGGATGTTCCACGCAGGAAGGGTGATGTGAAACTGTTCGGTCAGATACTAAGTCATGCCCCTTCCCTGCAAAATTCGAGTTCTGGTTCTAATGATTGTGGAGAGGAAAAGGAATTTCACAAGCTGAGGAAATCATACGATATGGGAGAAAATGTTCCGTTAAGGAGTTATGGTTTTTGGAATGGAAGCAGAATGCAGACTGGGCTGTCCGCATTGCCTGATTCTGCCATTTTACAGGCTAAATATCCTGCTGCATTCAGTGGCTACTCTGCAACGTCTCTTAAAACCGAACAGCAGCCATTGCGGGCACTTGCAAATAACGGTGACCGAAATCTTAATGAGCTGGTGTCAGCTTTTCCAACTAAGGATGGAGTGGTCGATTACCAGTCATACAGAAGTCGAGATGGTGTCAACATGCGACCTTTCCCAGTCGATCTATTTTCCGAAATGCATAGAAGAAATGGCTACGATCCGCTATCTTTATCGAGCTTACAGCAGCAGGGAAGGGTGGTTGTTGGAATGAATGTTGTTGGAAGGGGAGGGATTCTCATGGGTGGTTCTTGTACTGGTGTTTCAGATCCCGTGGCAGCCATTAAAATGCACTACGCAAAGTCCGATCAGTACGTCGGGCAACCTGGTAGCACGTTTACCAGAGAGGATGGGAGTTGGAGAGGAGGAGGCAATGGAGATTTAGGCAGCAGCAGGTAG
- the LOC111789129 gene encoding serine carboxypeptidase-like 27 produces the protein MGHSFFYLFCLLSFVGVCYGSYNAEQDRDRITQLPGQPKNVDFAQYSGYVTVDKQAGRALFYWLTETPASRVPESRPLVLWLNGGPGCSSVAYGAAEEIGPFHIKPDGRTLYSNPFAWNNLANLLFLESPAGVGFSYSNTTSDLYTAGDQKTAEDSYRFLVNWFERFPQYKHRDFYITGESYAGHYVPQLSQLIYERNKGIQNPVINLKGFMVGNAVTDDYHDYVGTFEYWWTHGLISDSTYHLLRRSCDFGSSQHPSAECKKALTVAEFEQGNIDPYSIYTRPCNSTASLRHNLRGHYPWMSRAYDPCTERHSVVYFNHPDVQKALHANVTGITYPWSTCSDLVGSYWADSPLSMLPIYQELIGAGLRIWAFSGDTDSVVPVTATRYSIDALKLRTLSNWYPWYDHGKVGGWCQIYKGLTFVTVAGAGHEVPLHRPRQAFILFRSFLENKPLPRS, from the exons ATGGGTCACTCGTTTTTCTATCTATTTTGCCTTCTTTCTTTCGTGGGAGTCTGCTATGGATCGTATAATGCTGAGCAAGATAGAGATAGAATCACCCAATTACCAGGGCAGCCAAAGAATGTGGATTTTGCTCAGTATTCTGGCTATGTTACTGTAGATAAGCAAGCTGGGAGGGCATTGTTTTATTGGCTGACTGAGACACCAGCTAGCCGTGTACCTGAGTCAAGACCTCTTGTATTGTGGCTGAATGGTGGCCCTGGTTGCTCTTCTGTTGCCTATGGAGCAGCTGAAGAAATTGGACCGTTCCACATTAAGCCAGATGGGAGGACTCTTTACTCGAATCCGTTTGCTTGGAACAATT TGGCAAATTTGCTGTTCCTTGAATCCCCAGCTGGTGTTGGCTTTTCATACTCAAATACTACCTCGGATTTGTACACTGCAGGTGACCAGAAAACAG CTGAAGATTCATATAGATTTTTAGTGAATTGGTTCGAAAGGTTTCCGCAGTACAAGCACAGGGATTTCTACATTACTGGAGAGAGTTATGCAG GTCATTATGTTCCTCAGCtatcacaattaatttatgaaagaaaCAAGGGAATTCAGAACCCGGTCATAAATTTAAAGGGATTTATG GTGGGGAATGCTGTTACGGATGACTACCACGATTATGTTGGCACATTTGAGTATTGGTGGACTCACGGACTGATATCTGATTCTACGTATCACCTGCTGCGACGTTCTTGTGATTTTGGATCCTCTCAGCACCCATCAGCAGAATGCAAGAAAGCTCTTACAGTTGCGGAGTTTGAACAAGGAAATATCGATCCGTATAGCATTTACACTCGTCCATGCAATAGTACTGCATCTTTGAGACATAACCTAAGGGGCCATTAT CCATGGATGTCGAGAGCCTATGATCCCTGCACGGAGAGGCATTCCGTAGTGTACTTCAATCACCCTGATGTTCAGAAGGCATTACATGCTAATGTTACTGGGATAACTTACCCATGGAGTACATGCAG TGATCTTGTGGGAAGCTACTGGGCCGATTCTCCACTTTCTATGCTTCCAATATATCAAGAACTGATTGGTGCTGGTCTCAGAATTTGGGCATTCAG TGGAGACACCGATTCAGTGGTTCCTGTGACAGCAACACGATACTCTATCGATGCTTTAAAACTCCGAACGTTAAGCAACTGGTACCCTTGGTATGACCATGGAAAG GTAGGTGGGTGGTGCCAAATCTACAAAGGGCTGACGTTCGTTACCGTGGCTGGAGCGGGGCATGAGGTTCCGCTTCATCGCCCTCGCCAAGCGTTCATTCTTTTCCGATCGTTCTTGGAGAATAAGCCCCTGCCACGCTCGTGA
- the LOC111803921 gene encoding tetraspanin-6 produces MLRYKVVPTDSDQRHFKNTQSQPNCTKANPKSSDMYRFSNTVIGFLNLFTLIASIPIIGGGLWMARSSTTCESFLQTPLLVVGFVVLVVSLAGFIGACFNVAWALWVYLVVMLFLIATLMGLTIFGFVVTGPGGGVEAPGGRVYREYHLEQYSGWLRKRVKDPRYWVTIRSCVLGSKTCAKLASWTPLDYLERDMTPIQSGCCKPPTACNYDMMAAGAGAVVAQDPDCYRWNNAPNLLCYECDSCKAGVLEDVRRDWHKLSVLNVVVVVLLIGVYSVGCCAFRNTKRAETDYPYGHNRMTKVRPRWDYYWWRWLHDKREQLY; encoded by the exons ATGCTGAGATATAAAGTGGTTCCTACTGATTCAGACCAACGCCACTTTAAAAACACACAAAGCCAACCAAATTGCACAAAAGCGAACCCCAAAAGCTCCGATATGTATCGATTCAGCAACACGGTGATCGGGTTCTTGAACCTCTTCACGCTCATAGCCTCGATCCCCATCATCGGCGGCGGGCTGTGGATGGCAAGAAGCAGCACGACGTGCGAGAGCTTCTTGCAGACGCCGCTGCTGGTGGTGGGGTTCGTGGTACTGGTGGTGTCTTTGGCGGGGTTCATTGGTGCTTGTTTTAATGTTGCGTGGGCGCTATGGGTTTACTTGGTGGTCATGTTGTTTCTAATTGCCACGCTTATGGGCCTGACGATTTTTGGGTTTGTGGTCACTGGGCCTGGCGGTGGAGTGGAGGCGCCTGGTGGGAGGGTGTATAGAGAGTACCATTTGGAGCAATATTCGGGTTGGTTGAGGAAGAGGGTTAAGGATCCGAGGTATTGGGTTACTATTAGGAGCTGTGTTTTGGGGTCTAAAACTTGTGCTAAGCTTGCTTCTTGGACTCCTCTTGATTATCTTGAAAGAGATATGACCCCGATTCAG TCAGGTTGTTGCAAGCCGCCAACGGCGTGCAACTACGACATGATGGCGGCGGGTGCGGGGGCGGTGGTGGCTCAGGATCCCGATTGCTACCGGTGGAACAATGCCCCTAACTTGCTGTGCTACGAGTGCGACTCTTGTAAGGCGGGTGTCCTTGAGGACGTTCGAAGGGACTGGCATAAGCTCTCCGTCCTCAACGTCGTCGTTGTCGTCCTCCTCATCGGTGTTTACTCCGTCGGCTGCTGTGCCTTCCGTAACACCAAGAGGGCCGAAACCGACTACCCTTATGGTCACAACCGAATGACCAAAGTTCGACCAAGATGGGACTACTATTG GTGGAGATGGTTGCATGACAAGAGAGAACAACTTTATTAA